The DNA window aTGGGTTAACAAAGTCACAGGAAGAaagcatccaagattaggtaaacagggcaaaaGCGCCCCCAGTATAGAACAAAGGCATAGAGGAATAGGAAGCCACAGGATGAAAGCATCCAACATTAGGCAATCAGGGCGGAAGTGCCCCAAAATAGtgcaatagcagaaagctgctttcacaggagggaaggaccagAATAGGTAAGCAAGTAAACAAGGTTATAGACCTCAGCAGGGTGAAGTTGCCTGGAgcggagctaattagcaaaagaaaggagccttgttgaccctgaggtagcctGCTCTGTCTTATCCTCCAGGcaagctaagataaacagacacgtTGCCTTGCGCCTGCCATAAACAACCATCTGCATGGctctgggattttgttttgtattgacccaaaccctaACACCGCATATTCTCAAAAACCCATTTTCTCTCACACATATGAATTAATGTTCacggtttcattgtctctttgtgcacgtccatcacgtttgtaagccttctgatcctaataaaaacggagcaaggATCTTTACtgagggctcttgtctcctccccaacattagcctctctcacattTTAATTCTGCATcctctctcttgctggacaagagagaactccagacccagagtctaccaCAAATAGGAGGTAGGCGTGAACCTTGGATGCTTCAAGACCTACATAGTATCAGCATCTGCACAGAAGGATGCAGAAGGAAGCAAGAGGGCATTTGAGGGATCTATGAACAAGAGAATCCCAAAACCGTCTACAGGTCTTGGCTGGAAAGTATGCGCCAACTTGACAACAGCAGCTGAAACAGGGAGGGACCTGATAGATCATCTCCTAAGCCTTTCATCCATGCTGTATAGTaagcacataataggtgcttatTTAGTATATAGAGAATGAATAAAGGTCAAATGACATTCTCAGCTATTCCTTTCCAATATTTGTGGGTGGGGAGCAGGAAAAGACAAATCCCTATTTTGAGCCATGTGGCTAAATTTCTTTATGCTTCCAAGGTGTACAAAATACTGGAATCAGGCAGGGAGGCTGAGGCAGTCCTCTTCTTGAGCTTGTGAAAAAGAATCACTCCTCTCCAGCACACTCATGATCACCCTTGCATATACACAAACACTCACTTTAGCTTGGGAAGAAGCAAGTTTAGCTTGCTGAGAGGCAAGGAGAAGGTGATCTGCAGCTATACCAGAAGCTTCTGACACCAATTGGCTGCCATCATACCAGAGTCTTTTTATTGAGGATCTTAGGATGATGGGGGCTCAGCCTAGGGTGGCCGAGGGAGGTCCAGTTCGTGCCAAATCTGTGTTCAGAAAGTAGGTGCAGAGTTGCCCTTTGCCTTTGACCTTGATGATACCCCGGCTGTAGCAGGTGTAGCCTAAGGACTGCAGCACCCGGGCCGTCTCTTCAGTCACCTGGGATTGAAAGGGTGTGAGTCAGAAGTGTGGGTGTGGCCCTATccttatcccccccccccccccatgcctccAATGCAGCCTCCTCACCTGGATCTTGCCCAGGACTCCTGTACTCTCCATGCGGCTGGCCACGTTCACTGTGTTGCCCCAGATGTCATACTGCGGCTTCTGGGCCCCGATCACTCCAGCCACTACAGGTCCGTGGTTCAACCCTGACAAGAGGTATGGTAGAGAGGAGCCCTGGGTGGGCGGAtttgaggagggagaggggaagaggacaCTCTAGGAATTAGGGTGAAGGGCCTGGAGGCCTTAGAGGAAAGGGCCTGGAGGGGTGTGGCTTAGGGAAGGGGTGGCTGAGCCTCAGAGCTCCTGGCCCAGCAGCTTCATGCTCCATCCCCAGGGATGAGGCTGGAGGGGGTCCAGGGTGAGCTGGGGAGTAGCTAACAAAGAGCCTAAGGGAGCCAGAGCTTGGGAAGGTGAGGAGGAGGTTCCAGACTGCCCCAGCCAGGGAGGGTCCTCACCCACACGCAAGCGGAAGTTGTTGAAAGAGTGCTTATTGATGACGTCCAGCTTTGATCCAAGAGCCACCGCAAACTCCACCATGGTGCCAAGGTGGCTGCAGCTGCGCTCAGCATCCTAGCAACGGGGCCGGCCCACCAGGATGGGTCAATGAGGACCCCCCAGTGAGAGCCCAGACGAAGGTTGGTAGGTAAAGAAGGGATTCTGTACCTGCTGTGCGTCCTGTCCAGAGGTGGCATTTAAGCCTGTAGCTGCCATGTAGGTGCTACCGATGGTTTTGATCTTCTCCACCCCGCTAAACTTGGGCTTTGAGAGCAGCTGTATAGAAAGGAAGCTGTGTCCCCagtctttcttgctctctcctgcctccctctcagaggcccagccccaggcctTTGGAGACTAAAGGACCAGGTTGTGAGGACAGGGATGGTGGCAGGAGGGAGAGTGGATAGTGAGCAGAGTTTCCAGAGAGCTAGGGGATTGGAGGAGGAGTGGCAGGGCCGGGGAGAGGGGGATGGACCCCTGGCTGGAGACTAAATTCGCAGGAGGGACTGGTGGAAAATTCTAGCATCCAGGACAAAGGGTCCAGGGGAAGCTTGGAGTTGTCACCTCATCAAAATCAGCAATTATCTCATTGAGCAGCCGCAGACACTCTAGACCCTCGTGGTTTATGTTGGACTCAGAGTAAAACTCCTTGAAGTCTGGAACTGAGGCGAAcaggacacagacacactcaTAGGACTGGTGGTAGAGGTCCTGGAGGATGGGATGCTGGGTTGAGGGAGCAAGCCATGGTCTTCCCCCTTCTGAGCCTGCATGGGCCCTCCTCCCTGTGTCCATACTCCTACCCCTCTATTTAAGAAGGatcagaaaggagggagaggggtaggGCCAGGTTACCCCAGGGATGTGTGACTCAGGAGTCAAAGATTGGGTCTCATTATGATTCCAGGAGAGACAGGGGTTTGGAGTCAGGATCACCTCATAGCCACGTGAAGGGAGTCTCTTCAAGAGCTGGGATCCTGTCAGTGGGAATCATCTTTCTATCATATCTCATTGCCGATAGGTGTTAAGTCAACTAAGTCAGCTTACAAAGATAGCTACAACTTGGAAGATAAAGTAATAGGGAAAAGGggccaaaaggaaaataaaggtaaGATAAGgtaagaaaaggtaagaaaataaaggtaagaTTTGAAGTCGGTTCACAAAATGGGTGCCATAAAGTCCCTGTGAGTCCTAGATTCTGGCTCTGAGCTTTCTAGTAGCCAATGTGAAGCTAGAAACAGGAGCAGTGACAAGATTCCCAGTGTCTGtaagagaaggaggcaggagatgTAGACCTACTGCTGATCTTGAGAGCAGAGAGCAAGCAGTGGGGGCAGGAAGCTGTGAAGTAGCCCCTGGCCTGTTTCTTTTAACATTCCTCAAGATGGACCAAGAGCATTTCCACAGCAGACACGGTGAAGTAGTGGTGGCAAAAGTAATATGGTGCAATTATGTGGGTGACCTTCTGATGGTCTATGGCAAGATGTTTAAGGATATAGATTAGCATCTTCCAATGGGAAACCCTGTGGTGATGGAAAGTTCTACATATGGGATGCCCAATACGGCATCTACTAGCCATAGGCAGCTGTTAGAtccttgaaatgtggccagtgagacagaggaactgaattttccattttaattcacttaaatTTAAAGGGCCACACATGGCTAATGGCTACCATCCCGGATAGTGCAGGTCCAGAGAGATGGATGGACTGTGTCCTCCACACAACTCCCATCAACACTTgaagaagcttctggaaggcaTAGAGTGGTTATGAGTTGGAGAGGATGCTCCTTCTAAGTAAGAACTTGGAACAcagaggctctgtgctcagcagaCAAAGACTAAGAGCTTATGAAAATGTCAGGCACCTATGTGACAGGGACAGAGACTTGGGTGGCCACTTAACTACTGTGGGGGAGTCCAAAGAGGATGGGCCAAGGGCCAAGGCTTGCATCCAAAATTGGTCCCTGTGGCATCTGAGGCTGAGGAGTCAGGGGTGGGGAGTCACCTCGTTGCGCCGGTTCTGGCCAATGAACTGGGGGGCCACATGTGCAGGGAGCACATTCTCCAACAGCAGCCGAGTCAGGTTCTCCATggtctctgtctcctcctgctcctgccGCAGCTTCTTCTTCCACAGGAAGTCCAGCCGGCAGTAATACTCATTCTGGCAGGGTCAGCAGGGGCCCAAGGGGAGACACAGTGCACGGGAAACTTCAGCTCCTGTGtgctccccccttccccccattcCTTGATGCTTAaaccacaccccctccccccagtctaGAGAGAAGCCTCAAGGTGCAACCATCCCTGGGGAGGCTACCTTGAAAATAGATTCAAACTAGGGTAGATAGATTTGGCAGCAGATTCTTTCTTATAGGTGGGTTTTCCTaggttggggtgggagggatgagggagggagaaTTTGAAGGCACCTCCCTTGGCGGGGgggtgaaggagaaagaaagggagcagGAAGGTTCACTTAGAAGCTTCCAATGGGCACGCTATTTTGGCTCAACCCCGAAGGCGTAAGATTTgagggaaagagtgagagagagaccaagtcaCAAATATGGGGACCCCCGCCTCACCCTTCAAAGGGAGGCCCTGGAGGGCTGAGATGGGTGACTTACCTGCCGAGCCAGGACAAGGAGGgtgaagaagaagatgaagaaggagATAGCTCCCATCAGTTTGGGCTCCTTCAGCACCCCTGGCCTGAGGAGGCCACGGATCAGGattgcccctgccctgcacctTCCCGATGGCCTCCTCCCTACCCTCAGTGCCCATGTAGCCTACAGCCACCCTCCCCCTTTGCCCTGTGGATGGATGGTTCAGGTCAGGGAGGTAAGGACAGCTCTGCTCCGCTCTCAGGGGGCCTGAGCACCTCTGTCCAGTGGCCTTGCACACCTGGAGTCCGAGGGATCCGGATAGAGGCGGGCGATGAGGCAGTCGGACAGCCAGGCGTGGGAGTGCAGGAAGAGGGAGCAGGAGGCCCCCAGCCATAGCAGGAGCAGCAGCAACTTCAGCTCGAAGCTCATGTGCAAAAAGAGGGAGCAGGACAGGAACCCCAGCACGCAGCAGTGCATAGAGTACTGTGGGGCCAAGTAGGGTGGTCAAGAGGCGGGGCATATCCCACAGGTAGGGGTGGGAGAATATCCCGGGGCTCCTGGcctgcccctccccgggcccACGACCTATCTGGGGAGTAGGCGGTgtcatacacacaaacacacaccgaCTGTAATTTACGTCTGTCCCAATCCACAGGATGGAACGTTCAAccaaggaggtgggggaggggccaaggaaGGCTCTGGAGAGAGAGTTTCAGGGCTGTGAGGAATACTCACGGGGATGCTGATGAGAGGCAGGGACCCAGGGAGCTCCCATGAGATGTTGAAAGCCATGGAGGACACATTGAGAGCCCCAAAAGGGCAGTTTGATGCTGCTGGTAAGAAGAACTGCAGAAGGAGGTGAAGAGCTGAGGTGGGCAGGCAGCTCCCTGGGCACAATGGTGGCTTGTGCTGGGGTTCAGCTGACTTAGGGATGGGTCAGGGCCAGACCCCTCCAAAGAGGGGGACTCTGCTATGCCTGGCTGGTGAGGGAGGCTTAGCGCAGGGGTCCTCGCTGGGGGGTCAGGGATGGGAGGAGCAGGTGTCCTGAGCACGAGTCTGCCACGGATCCACTGTGTGATCTCTTGCCAGccacttagcctctctgggcctcagcttcctcttctgttACTTGgctggcggggtggggtgggggggtgtgatTCCTAAGGTGTCTTTCAGGGATAGAATTCTAGGAATGACTATAAATTCTgaaaactcaggggcgcctgggtagctcagtcagttaagtgtctgacttcagctcaggtaatgatctcgcggttcgtgggatcgagtcctgcatcaggctctgagctgtcagcacagctcggattctgcctccctttctcgctctctgcccctcccccacccatactctgtctctcaaaaataataaacgttcaaaataatcaaaacaaaacaaattctgaaAACTCAGCCAGACTCAGCTACAAGATCATAGTGAGCGAGCCAAACAGTGAAGATCTGCCTCCACAGAATAGATATGCTCAGGTggcagattaatttttttcttttatacttgtcCAACATTGCCAGAATGTTGGCCTTACTCCGGCTGTCCTCCCAAATCCCAGGGGTCCCCTTTCAGCTTCTGACAGCTCGAACAGGCCCTGATGGGGGTACATAGGGCCCCCCACTGCCCTCACCAGGCTGGGAATGGCCATCACAAAAACCAGGAGGATGGTAGCTGTGCCCAGGGCAACTCGCAGTCCGGGCCGTGTGGCCACCAAGCCAGACAGTGCCGGCAGCCAATGCAGCATCTTGGGGCCTTTCAAGACACACCTCTGCAGAAGGAGCACAGGAATCTTAGCCATGGGGCTGGGACACCCAGGTCACAGTGAGGGCCCAGCTCACCACTTCCACCCCCCAGCCCACCTCACCGTCAGGTGCTCTGAGAAGCAgacgaagaggaggaggaggaagaggaagaaggtgaTGCTATAGGTGATGGCCAGAGCTGGGGGCCTAAAGGGAGATAAGAGTGAGGCCTTGAAAGTCAGAATCGGCTCTGTGTGCTGGGAGGGTGCTATGCCACCCAGTTGGGAGATGTGGGGAGGAGGAGTCCTGGGGATCTGAACTGGCTGCCAGTGGGGACTGGGCTGATGAAAGGCATTGCCTGCTGATGCTCTGGGAAAGTTGAGGGGTCTAGGGCAGTGGTGGGGTAGGGCAGGAACTATAAGGTGGGGACAATACTGGAAGGGGGCAGGAGGCTCACAAAGGGGCCAAGGCCACATCAGGCCAGTCTCTGGGCCTTCAGGCCAAAGCTCTTCTTCTACCTGGCTGAGTTCTGGACAAGTCCCTGAAGCCCCTCCTAGCCATGGACTAAAAACAAGGACCTACTTTCTAAGCTCATTTGCTGTGAGATTTGGGCTTCTCAATGAAAATAGAACCTGCTTCATTGAAAAGTTGTTTGAATTGAGAGACAGGCTTGTGAAAGTGCTTGGGTTATGCAGAAAGCCCACAAGATGTACGATAGTAAAATGAGGGCTATGATTATCACTGTTTCCCCAGAACACGTTTCCTCTGTGGGTCAGTGTCCGAAACTAAGGGAACGTcggtaaagaagaaaatgtgggtCAAGGATCAAAAAGTCTATACATGGGAATCAGGGCCCCTCTTGCCTGGGGCTCTCACCTGTTTGTCACCAGCATCTGGATGatgaaattggaaaggaaaaccaGGAAGGTGCAGGCTGCGTAGTATTTGAAGGCGGGGAGTGCAGAGAGTCGGTACTGGAAGGGAAGGGGGGTCAGTGTGGAGACAGGGGCCACTAGGGCTGCCCATCATCTCACAGGTGTCAATTCCAGGCAAGAACGGGTGTCTcagcctccccacccaccctccagtTCAGTCTCAGGTAGCCCCTATTGGTTCTCCAAGGaactgccctcctccctcccatccccacctaGAAATTCAATTTATAGGGTGACAGCCATTTGGAGAGAGGTACAAGCCCCTCACCCCAGGATCACAAACTGAGCAGACCTTGGAGGTGAGGCGGGACCACAGGGCTTGCCCTCTTCCCAAGGCCAAGGCACTAAGGTTGGCAAATTCTGTAACCTTGtgccatcccccacccaccccagcccacctctTTCTCCAGTTCCTTCTTTCTGAAGTACAGTGTCAGTGGGTTGAAGTCCTTTGACTGCCTCCACTGTCTGGTAGGAGGTGGGGGGCCATGAGCCCCGGAAAGGAAAGGACAGGgcaaggtgggtggagggatggtcAGGTGCATGTTTCCCTGGAGTAGAGTagggaagccccccccccccccttccctctgggtCATTAGGGGAGCACATCCCTCCTGTACCACAGAAGCCCAGCTCCCAACCCCTCCCAGTCCTCTTCTGTTCTCCATACTTCTGAGAGTTGAGCTGTTCGATGACCTGGAAGAACTTGGCGTCCCCAGTGTCCAGGTCATCATCTAGCCCCCGGGGGGTACGGCTCCTGCAGAGTGACAGCCCAGCCTGTCACCACAGGAGGCCCTCAACATATCTGGGTGAAGCAGGTgcagcccccaacccccaggaTGGATGGGGGCAGGTCACCCCAGGGCCTCCTCACCGGTCCAGGCTCCACTGGGGGCCAAAGGAAGCCAGGGCCTTCTCCTGTTGGGAGAACACAGCAAAGAGGGGGATAAGGCGATGCTGAGCATCCCTGAAGCCTCTCTGCAGTGAGGGGTTCCATATCTACACATGTCCTTGGCCTTGAGCATTTGGCATGAGTGTTTTCCCTGCCTCTAATGACTTCCTCTCTCCATCAAATCCCATTTGCCCTTAAGGGAAGGATCAAAccacatttattctttaaatttcttgtggacttggggcgcctgggtggctcagtcatttaagagtctgacttcagcccaggtcatgatctcacagttcgtgggttcgagccccgcatcgggctctgtgctgtcagcgtgcagTCTGCTTTGCAttctccgtccccctctctctctgcccctccctgcctgcacttctctctgtctctctcaaaataaataaataaataaacttaaaaaaacagtttcttcTGGACTCTTTAGACACCCAGGgtctttatacttttatttcctcAGTCTCTACCCCCTGTGAGGCAACCCTGTGTCTTCTGTAAGCTTGAGTGGCTGTCATCTTCCCTAAGGACTGAACAAATCCCAAAAGTCCTTGGTTTAAACTGAAGTGACAGTGAGAAAGTTCTGACTCGCTTGTGGTCAGGCTGAGCTGGGAAGTGGTGGGGGCAGAAGACAAAAAGtctagaagaaagggaaagagaaaagaagagagacaaaccTGGTCACAGTCATTCTTTCCTGCACCAAAACAAATGTGCACCGTGagcaaacatatgaaaataagcaGGCAAGTAAAGCAGGTGAGACAAGCCCCAAAGAAGAGAACGAAGCCAACGGCCACTGCCCAGGGCCAGGAGTCTGTGACTGTTCTTTTCTGCTCCCCTGGCTCATGTGAAGGAAGCAGGGTCACAGGGGGCCACATCATCCCCCCAAACCAAAACTTGGTgtatggggaaggagggagattaAGGGGTCTGTTCTAGGTATGAGCCTATCTATGCATCCAGGACTGAGCCTAACGTTCTTCAAACTACCTACCTGCCTTTCCACCTTGCTCAATGACTGTtttttgaaaacagagaaaacaatttattcatttctgtcttctctagaACTAGCCTAGTGCCTGCCACATTGTAGGTGCTTTAAAAGTGTGGAAggaacagggtgcctgggtggctcagtcagttgaacgaccgacttcagctcaggtcatgatcttgcggttcgtgggttctacccacgtggggatggatggatggatgttatATACTAGCACCAACACTGCCCCACCACCCCAAGGTTCCCCATTGTTTAAATGTAAGCTGATGTGATTCTCAGGATTTCTAACATTTGACTGAGGGCCTGGTACTTCACGGGCTTGGAAGTGAATTTCTGGGCTGGTGAGGTCCTGCCTTGGGAGCTACCCTCGAACCAGGAGTTCCTACTTCTCCACCCTGACACTTCTTAGCCTGCACACGAGTGGGGTTTCAGGGAGGTCTGGCATGGGTTCTAGGGGGCCTCTCACCATGGGGATTGCACTTGCACCTAACATTGTCTCACAATTCCTGGGCTCCCAGCAAAGCCCACCCTCTACTCTGCCTCCATGCTGGAGACTCTATCCTGCAATAGTCAGCAGAGTCttggattctttcttcttctccctcctgcccGCTTAACCCTTCTGACGTCCCCCCTACCCCGTGTTAAGGATTGGAATTAGGTACTCTCCTAAACCACTGCTGCCAATGTCCCCCCATACGACAGTGTTTCATGGATCTCTGGCCTGCTTTCCTGCTGGgtgggttggggcgggggggagatgGAACACAGAAAGGGTGCTCTGAAGTCATCCCATATATCCAACTGGGTCTACCTGGCAGAGAAGATTCAGAGAGAAAGATCTGCAGAAAGGTGGCTGGGAAAGTTTGGAGAAGATCAGATAAAATGGAGAAGAGCAGGCTGAGGACCCTAATCTTGGGGCAAGCCTTTGGGGACACAGCCTCAGTACCTGTATGCACGGGTGTTCTGGCTGCTTGTCACCAAGCACCAACACGAAGAGCCAGCTGGTGGGAGAGATCCAGGCTCCTCCACCAGCTAGTGGGTCATGATTACCGGAAGGTGATATGCACAAGGTCAGCCAACCAAGCCCTGGttacctctcttccctctctcctcaatCCCTGCCTGCTCAGAGTGACTTCTTTCAAGACCACATGTGATTTTCACTgtcacctcatttaatccttgtatAAACGCTGAGAGTAGGGGCAACAACTGATTTGCCCCCACCTTCCCAATTCTAGTGGGGATTAAAAAAGAGTGTGCGGTTTCAGGAAGGGAGTTCAACAGAGACATTTCCTGGTAGGACTGGGTGTGAGTGCTGGCTTCAGAGCCAAGAGGAAGTATGGTCTATACCTTTGGGGTACTGAGGGAAGGCTTCCTGAGTGGAGTTTGGGGAACAGTGAACATGGTGCCTATAGGATTTTGCATCTCAAGTGAGCTCAGAGGGCAGTgaccttttctctgtctctggaaaGAAGGGTAAGGAAAGGCCTGAACCAGTGACTGGGGTAACCAGACAGTTCAGGACCTTAGGATGTCATCAAGTGACTCActggatgggtggggggaggttgggagaggcagtggggtggggtTATGTAAGTGCTAGGGCT is part of the Neofelis nebulosa isolate mNeoNeb1 chromosome 7, mNeoNeb1.pri, whole genome shotgun sequence genome and encodes:
- the ADCY4 gene encoding adenylate cyclase type 4 isoform X4, whose protein sequence is MARLFSPRPPPSEDLFYETYYSLSQQYPLLLLLLVIVLCALLALLAVASASGRVSFFLFVIFTVYAMLPLGMRDAVAAGLASSLSHLLVLGLYLGPQPDSKPALLPQLAANAVLFLCGNVAGAYHKALMERALRATFREALSSLHSRRRLDTEKKHQEHLLLSILPAYLAREMKAEIMARLQAGQGSRPESTNNFHSLYVKRHQGVSVLYADIVGFTRLASECSPKELVLMLNELFGKFDQIAKEHECMRIKILGDCYYCVSGLPLSLPDHAINCVRMGLDMCRAIRKLRAATGVDINMRVGVHSGSVLCGVIGLQKWQYDVWSHDVTLANHMEAGGVPGRVHITGATLALLAGAYAVEDAAMEHRDPYLRELGEPTYLVIDPRAEEEDEKGTAGGLLSSLEGPKMRPSLLMTRYLESWGAAKPFAHLSHLESPVSTSTPLPEKALASFGPQWSLDRSRTPRGLDDDLDTGDAKFFQVIEQLNSQKQWRQSKDFNPLTLYFRKKELEKEYRLSALPAFKYYAACTFLVFLSNFIIQMLVTNRPPALAITYSITFFLFLLLLFVCFSEHLTRCVLKGPKMLHWLPALSGLVATRPGLRVALGTATILLVFVMAIPSLFFLPAASNCPFGALNVSSMAFNISWELPGSLPLISIPYSMHCCVLGFLSCSLFLHMSFELKLLLLLLWLGASCSLFLHSHAWLSDCLIARLYPDPSDSRPGVLKEPKLMGAISFFIFFFTLLVLARQNEYYCRLDFLWKKKLRQEQEETETMENLTRLLLENVLPAHVAPQFIGQNRRNEDLYHQSYECVCVLFASVPDFKEFYSESNINHEGLECLRLLNEIIADFDELLSKPKFSGVEKIKTIGSTYMAATGLNATSGQDAQQDAERSCSHLGTMVEFAVALGSKLDVINKHSFNNFRLRVGLNHGPVVAGVIGAQKPQYDIWGNTVNVASRMESTGVLGKIQVTEETARVLQSLGYTCYSRGIIKVKGKGQLCTYFLNTDLARTGPPSATLG
- the ADCY4 gene encoding adenylate cyclase type 4 isoform X2: MARLFSPRPPPSEDLFYETYYSLSQQYPLLLLLLVIVLCALLALLAVASASGRELASDPGFLTTVLCALGGFSLLLGLASREQRLQRWTCPLSGLVWAALLGLGHGFLFTGGLVSAWDQVSFFLFVIFTVYAMLPLGMRDAVAAGLASSLSHLLVLGLYLGPQPDSKPALLPQLAANAVLFLCGNVAGAYHKALMERALRATFREALSSLHSRRRLDTEKKHQEHLLLSILPAYLAREMKAEIMARLQAGQGSRPESTNNFHSLYVKRHQGVSVLYADIVGFTRLASECSPKELVLMLNELFGKFDQIAKEHECMRIKILGDCYYCVSGLPLSLPDHAINCVRMGLDMCRAIRKLRAATGVDINMRVGVHSGSVLCGVIGLQKWQYDVWSHDVTLANHMEAGGVPGRVHITGATLALLAGAYAVEDAAMEHRDPYLRELGEPTYLVIDPRAEEEDEKGTAGGLLSSLEGPKMRPSLLMTRYLESWGAAKPFAHLSHLESPVSTSTPLPEKALASFGPQWSLDRSRTPRGLDDDLDTGDAKFFQVIEQLNSQKQWRQSKDFNPLTLYFRKKELEKEYRLSALPAFKYYAACTFLVFLSNFIIQMLVTNRPPALAITYSITFFLFLLLLFVCFSEHLTRCVLKGPKMLHWLPALSGLVATRPGLRVALGTATILLVFVMAIPSLFFLPAASNCPFGALNVSSMAFNISWELPGSLPLISIPYSMHCCVLGFLSCSLFLHMSFELKLLLLLLWLGASCSLFLHSHAWLSDCLIARLYPDPSDSRPGVLKEPKLMGAISFFIFFFTLLVLARQNEYYCRLDFLWKKKLRQEQEETETMENLTRLLLENVLPAHVAPQFIGQNRRNELLSKPKFSGVEKIKTIGSTYMAATGLNATSGQDAQQDAERSCSHLGTMVEFAVALGSKLDVINKHSFNNFRLRVGLNHGPVVAGVIGAQKPQYDIWGNTVNVASRMESTGVLGKIQVTEETARVLQSLGYTCYSRGIIKVKGKGQLCTYFLNTDLARTGPPSATLG
- the ADCY4 gene encoding adenylate cyclase type 4 isoform X1, with amino-acid sequence MARLFSPRPPPSEDLFYETYYSLSQQYPLLLLLLVIVLCALLALLAVASASGRELASDPGFLTTVLCALGGFSLLLGLASREQRLQRWTCPLSGLVWAALLGLGHGFLFTGGLVSAWDQVSFFLFVIFTVYAMLPLGMRDAVAAGLASSLSHLLVLGLYLGPQPDSKPALLPQLAANAVLFLCGNVAGAYHKALMERALRATFREALSSLHSRRRLDTEKKHQEHLLLSILPAYLAREMKAEIMARLQAGQGSRPESTNNFHSLYVKRHQGVSVLYADIVGFTRLASECSPKELVLMLNELFGKFDQIAKEHECMRIKILGDCYYCVSGLPLSLPDHAINCVRMGLDMCRAIRKLRAATGVDINMRVGVHSGSVLCGVIGLQKWQYDVWSHDVTLANHMEAGGVPGRVHITGATLALLAGAYAVEDAAMEHRDPYLRELGEPTYLVIDPRAEEEDEKGTAGGLLSSLEGPKMRPSLLMTRYLESWGAAKPFAHLSHLESPVSTSTPLPEKALASFGPQWSLDRSRTPRGLDDDLDTGDAKFFQVIEQLNSQKQWRQSKDFNPLTLYFRKKELEKEYRLSALPAFKYYAACTFLVFLSNFIIQMLVTNRPPALAITYSITFFLFLLLLFVCFSEHLTRCVLKGPKMLHWLPALSGLVATRPGLRVALGTATILLVFVMAIPSLFFLPAASNCPFGALNVSSMAFNISWELPGSLPLISIPYSMHCCVLGFLSCSLFLHMSFELKLLLLLLWLGASCSLFLHSHAWLSDCLIARLYPDPSDSRPGVLKEPKLMGAISFFIFFFTLLVLARQNEYYCRLDFLWKKKLRQEQEETETMENLTRLLLENVLPAHVAPQFIGQNRRNEDLYHQSYECVCVLFASVPDFKEFYSESNINHEGLECLRLLNEIIADFDELLSKPKFSGVEKIKTIGSTYMAATGLNATSGQDAQQDAERSCSHLGTMVEFAVALGSKLDVINKHSFNNFRLRVGLNHGPVVAGVIGAQKPQYDIWGNTVNVASRMESTGVLGKIQVTEETARVLQSLGYTCYSRGIIKVKGKGQLCTYFLNTDLARTGPPSATLG
- the ADCY4 gene encoding adenylate cyclase type 4 isoform X3 gives rise to the protein MARLFSPRPPPSEDLFYETYYSLSQQYPLLLLLLVIVLCALLALLAVASASGRELASDPGFLTTVLCALGGFSLLLGLASREQRLQRWTCPLSGLVWAALLGLGHGFLFTGGLVSAWDQVSFFLFVIFTVYAMLPLGMRDAVAAGLASSLSHLLVLGLYLGPQPDSKPALLPQLAANAVLFLCGNVAGAYHKALMERALRATFREALSSLHSRRRLDTEKKHQEHLLLSILPAYLAREMKAEIMARLQAGQGSRPESTNNFHSLYVKRHQGVSVLYADIVGFTRLASECSPKELVLMLNELFGKFDQIAKEHECMRIKILGDCYYCVSGLPLSLPDHAINCVRMGLDMCRAIRRVHITGATLALLAGAYAVEDAAMEHRDPYLRELGEPTYLVIDPRAEEEDEKGTAGGLLSSLEGPKMRPSLLMTRYLESWGAAKPFAHLSHLESPVSTSTPLPEKALASFGPQWSLDRSRTPRGLDDDLDTGDAKFFQVIEQLNSQKQWRQSKDFNPLTLYFRKKELEKEYRLSALPAFKYYAACTFLVFLSNFIIQMLVTNRPPALAITYSITFFLFLLLLFVCFSEHLTRCVLKGPKMLHWLPALSGLVATRPGLRVALGTATILLVFVMAIPSLFFLPAASNCPFGALNVSSMAFNISWELPGSLPLISIPYSMHCCVLGFLSCSLFLHMSFELKLLLLLLWLGASCSLFLHSHAWLSDCLIARLYPDPSDSRPGVLKEPKLMGAISFFIFFFTLLVLARQNEYYCRLDFLWKKKLRQEQEETETMENLTRLLLENVLPAHVAPQFIGQNRRNEDLYHQSYECVCVLFASVPDFKEFYSESNINHEGLECLRLLNEIIADFDELLSKPKFSGVEKIKTIGSTYMAATGLNATSGQDAQQDAERSCSHLGTMVEFAVALGSKLDVINKHSFNNFRLRVGLNHGPVVAGVIGAQKPQYDIWGNTVNVASRMESTGVLGKIQVTEETARVLQSLGYTCYSRGIIKVKGKGQLCTYFLNTDLARTGPPSATLG